In the genome of Candidatus Endomicrobium procryptotermitis, the window TTTTTTAAAATCCGCAATTGAATTATCATATTCTCCCAAAGCCGCATAAGATTCTCCTCTGCAAATATACGCAAATGAAAAATTTGGATCTAAATCCAGTGAAATAGAAAATTCTTTTACGGCGTCTTTATATCTGCCCTTTTTGTGATATATCTGCCCTAAATTATAATAAGCCGAGGCATCAGAAGGATTTTGTTTTACTGCGTTAACATAAAACTCCTGTAGTTTATCATACTCTTCTTTCTTTGACAAAGAACAGGTAATTTTTATCTCTTCAGGATTGAGTTCTACATGTTCAATAAATCTGTTTACAAAAGTTTTTACGTGTTTTAAATAATTAATTGTCATGGTTTTCCTTCATATTAATTTTATTGTTATCCGCAGCAGAATCCGCGTTTTATTTATTCTTTATTTTTTAAATCTTGTTCCGATAAGAAGCCCTATGAACATGCCTATTTGAGCGGCAAAAATAATATCGAACGAGATAATAATACCTACCACAAGTCCCGCTCCGGCGCCGGCAAGCACGCCTTCGATGTCATAAACCTTATTTGTGGTTTCATTAATTTCAATCTTTTCGTCGTCTTGCGGCGGTTTAGAAGACTGTGAATTCTGAGTCTGCTGAATAATTTGCGATTTTTGTTCTTCTTGCATTTCTTACCTCAATTTAATAAATAGCGCCAATAAATTATATCAAATAATGTTCATTTTGCAGACTTATTTAACATTTCTTTCACAAGAATAAAAGCTTCGTCTTTTGTCATCTGCGGATTGTCAAGCTGAGCCGACATTATGTATTCTTTGGCTTTTTTTATCCATTCTCCCTGTGTTAATCCAAAATATTCCATTAAATCTTTGCCATTTAAAAGCTCGACTCTAGGATAAAGAAGATTTTTCTTTTTTAAAATATTTATTCTTTCAATAAATTCAAAAATCTTCACTCGGGCATTTTCTCTGCCGAAATCTGCCTGTGACAATTCAATGACATAATCAATTTCTTCGCCGCAGACTTTTGCAAAACGCCTTATCGCTCCATCTTTCCATTGCGGCGTATAGTGTTTAGGATACATATGATTTTTAATTATGTTGACAACTCTAGCAGAAAATTCTTTAGGATAATGCAGCCTTTTAAGGATTTCCGCGGCAATTTCCGCTCCGTAACTTTCATGTCCGTGAAAACTTATTTTTTCTCCGTCAGATTTGAAAACCGAAAACTTTCCGCAGTCATGCAGCAATGCCGACATCCTCAAAATCAAATCCGCATTTGTTTTGTCAAGCACTTTATAAGTATGTTCCAAAACGTCACTGTCGTGATATTTTAGAGGCTGTTTCAATCCGTCAAGCCTTTCTATTTCGGGAAATATCTCCGACAGCAGCCCGATTTCTTTCATTATGCAAAATGCCGACGAAGGGCTATCTTCTATCAGTATTTTATTTATTTCATCCCTTATTCTTTCCGCAGCGACTATACTTATTCTCGAAGAAGAACTCTGCATTGCTTTAAAAGTAATTTCCTCTATCTCAAATCCAAGCTGCAGTTTTTGGCGTATGGCTCTCAAAATTCTAAGAGGATCCTGAGCAAAAATCAACTCTGCATTGTAAGGATCGGTAACTCTTATTATTTTTTCTTTTATGTCTTGAACACCTTTTGTAGTTAAATCCAGAATCTGCATATCGCTTAAACGTAGAAAAAGAGCGTTTACTGTAAAATCCCTTCTCAAAGCGTCCTGCTGTAAAGAACCTATTTTCGTATCGGGATTTCTTGAATTTTTATCATAATATTCTTTTCGCGGCATTATAAATTCAACTTCTTCTCCATCAATAAACAACTTTGACGTGCCGAACCTTTCAAAAACGACAGGACACATCA includes:
- a CDS encoding CCA tRNA nucleotidyltransferase, giving the protein MNEVKIPEQFLSIIDKVSDTAKKNEFETYAVGGFVRDLFLNRQPKDLDIMVEDKKDEDNAFAGIEFSKILAKKYDLMCPVVFERFGTSKLFIDGEEVEFIMPRKEYYDKNSRNPDTKIGSLQQDALRRDFTVNALFLRLSDMQILDLTTKGVQDIKEKIIRVTDPYNAELIFAQDPLRILRAIRQKLQLGFEIEEITFKAMQSSSSRISIVAAERIRDEINKILIEDSPSSAFCIMKEIGLLSEIFPEIERLDGLKQPLKYHDSDVLEHTYKVLDKTNADLILRMSALLHDCGKFSVFKSDGEKISFHGHESYGAEIAAEILKRLHYPKEFSARVVNIIKNHMYPKHYTPQWKDGAIRRFAKVCGEEIDYVIELSQADFGRENARVKIFEFIERINILKKKNLLYPRVELLNGKDLMEYFGLTQGEWIKKAKEYIMSAQLDNPQMTKDEAFILVKEMLNKSAK